In Sinorhizobium mexicanum, one DNA window encodes the following:
- a CDS encoding zinc-binding dehydrogenase: protein MINSQAAICVAPNEPLEVDTVTVDGPQAGEVLVEIVSSGLCHTDLTALEGINTSSVYPLIPGHEGAGRVVEVGKGVTSLAPGDHVIPLYGPECGECSMCRSKRTNLCWTIKPTRDRGVMPNGSPRFRRGREPVHHFMGTSTFSRYTVVPEIALAKIRKDAPLDKVCLFGCGVTTGVGAALAHVREGDAVAVFGLGGIGVNIIQGARIAGASRIIGIDISRSKTELAKIYGMTDFIVPGEDAPDPVAAIRDLTSGGVDVAFECTGVLKVMRQSLDCCKPAWGTSVLLGVEPAGAELSFPPVQVRYGKSILGSYFGGIRGRSELPALIDRFMQGEIDIDRQITHRLTLRQINEGFDLMRNGVSVRSVVMFE, encoded by the coding sequence ATGATCAATTCGCAAGCGGCGATCTGCGTGGCGCCCAACGAACCGCTCGAAGTCGATACGGTGACCGTCGATGGCCCCCAAGCGGGAGAGGTACTCGTCGAGATCGTGTCGAGCGGGCTCTGCCACACGGACTTGACTGCCCTTGAGGGAATCAATACGAGCAGTGTTTATCCGCTGATACCGGGCCATGAAGGTGCAGGCCGCGTGGTGGAAGTCGGTAAGGGCGTGACGAGCCTCGCGCCCGGCGATCACGTCATCCCGCTCTACGGCCCCGAATGCGGCGAATGCAGCATGTGCCGTTCGAAGCGAACCAATCTCTGCTGGACCATCAAGCCGACGCGGGACCGTGGCGTCATGCCGAACGGGTCGCCTCGCTTCCGGCGCGGACGGGAACCCGTCCATCACTTCATGGGGACGTCTACGTTTTCGCGCTATACGGTTGTGCCTGAAATCGCGCTGGCGAAGATACGCAAGGATGCGCCGCTCGACAAAGTCTGTCTGTTCGGCTGCGGCGTGACGACCGGAGTCGGCGCCGCGCTCGCACATGTGCGCGAAGGCGATGCTGTCGCAGTGTTCGGACTCGGCGGCATCGGTGTAAACATCATACAGGGCGCAAGGATCGCGGGTGCCTCGCGGATCATCGGCATCGATATCAGCCGGAGCAAGACCGAGCTCGCAAAGATCTACGGGATGACCGACTTCATCGTCCCCGGGGAGGACGCGCCCGATCCGGTCGCCGCAATCAGGGACCTGACTTCAGGTGGTGTCGATGTCGCGTTCGAATGCACCGGCGTGCTTAAGGTCATGCGGCAGTCTCTGGATTGCTGCAAGCCGGCCTGGGGCACCAGTGTGTTGCTCGGTGTCGAGCCGGCGGGTGCCGAATTGTCGTTTCCTCCCGTACAGGTGCGGTACGGAAAGTCTATCCTCGGCAGCTATTTCGGCGGGATAAGGGGACGAAGCGAACTGCCCGCACTCATCGATCGCTTCATGCAAGGCGAAATCGACATCGACAGGCAGATTACTCACCGCTTGACCCTTCGGCAGATCAATGAAGGCTTCGACCTGATGCGAAACGGCGTCTCGGTGCGAAGCGTCGTGATGTTCGAGTAA
- a CDS encoding xylulokinase, which produces MARHLTLGIDIGTTNVKACVLDTQTGKVVAFGSQEHPLFHPKPGWAEQEADNYWQAVTSSIRQCLEQGNFADQIAGVAISGLVGVTLPVNDKGRPLRPAMIWMDSRSEEECTDIRNTIGEKEINRNNGNRVAPWFIDPKALWIAKHEPHVFAATHKFLSPAGYCTYRMCGNFTMNTGDAGLAYAYEYQKEAWNPAVANAIGIPIEKFPRLYRSHEIVGEITSKAAEETGLRAGTIVAAGGTDISSAALGVGVTKAGEAFYSMGTGSNLGIMIPTEQTVDEYRILKWPHVLPGLTMFDAPMAFTGASLKWFRDQFGDGEFRLAERMGQNVFDLFTEQAKHVPACSNGLLYLPYLGNSLAPNWNSRATGVFFGVQPTTTRATMIRALIEGVAFDLLSNFRIAEAAGAKIDTLVLNGGPTKSRFWNQITANVVNRPLKVPDIGEAAPIGDAVLAAVAAGIYSDPVTPLADIVKIKETIDPDPVANRRYVDFFEEWRAVYQSLVGSMDRHRSLLEKYSVS; this is translated from the coding sequence TTGGCTAGACATCTCACACTCGGAATCGACATAGGCACCACCAACGTGAAGGCCTGCGTGCTCGACACGCAGACGGGGAAGGTTGTGGCCTTCGGATCGCAGGAGCATCCGCTCTTCCACCCCAAGCCCGGTTGGGCGGAGCAGGAGGCAGACAACTACTGGCAGGCCGTGACTTCGTCCATCCGGCAATGTCTCGAGCAGGGCAATTTTGCCGACCAGATCGCCGGCGTCGCGATTTCGGGGCTCGTCGGCGTCACGCTTCCGGTCAACGACAAGGGCAGGCCACTCCGCCCCGCGATGATCTGGATGGATTCGCGTTCCGAGGAGGAATGTACCGACATCCGCAACACGATTGGCGAGAAGGAAATCAACCGCAACAATGGCAATCGCGTCGCGCCCTGGTTCATTGACCCGAAGGCGCTCTGGATCGCCAAGCATGAACCGCATGTCTTTGCCGCGACCCACAAGTTCCTGTCGCCCGCCGGCTACTGCACCTACCGGATGTGCGGCAACTTCACGATGAACACCGGCGATGCGGGCCTCGCTTATGCCTATGAATACCAGAAGGAGGCCTGGAACCCCGCGGTCGCCAACGCCATCGGCATCCCGATCGAGAAGTTCCCCAGGCTCTACAGGTCGCACGAAATCGTCGGCGAGATCACCAGCAAGGCTGCCGAGGAGACCGGCCTGCGCGCCGGCACCATCGTGGCCGCAGGCGGCACCGACATCAGCTCGGCGGCGCTGGGCGTTGGCGTCACGAAGGCCGGGGAGGCTTTCTACTCGATGGGAACGGGATCAAACCTCGGCATCATGATCCCGACGGAACAGACGGTGGACGAATACCGTATCCTGAAATGGCCGCACGTGCTGCCGGGCCTGACCATGTTCGACGCTCCGATGGCGTTCACGGGAGCCTCTCTCAAGTGGTTCCGGGATCAGTTCGGCGATGGCGAGTTCCGTCTTGCCGAGCGCATGGGCCAGAACGTATTCGATCTTTTCACGGAACAGGCAAAGCACGTACCGGCATGCTCGAACGGACTGCTCTACCTGCCCTATCTCGGCAATTCGCTGGCGCCCAACTGGAACAGCAGGGCGACCGGCGTCTTCTTCGGTGTCCAGCCGACCACGACGCGGGCGACGATGATCCGTGCGCTGATCGAAGGTGTCGCGTTTGATCTCCTCTCCAACTTCCGCATCGCCGAGGCGGCCGGAGCCAAGATCGACACGCTGGTTCTGAACGGCGGACCGACCAAGAGCCGGTTCTGGAACCAGATCACCGCGAACGTGGTCAACCGGCCGCTGAAGGTTCCGGATATCGGAGAGGCGGCCCCGATCGGCGACGCTGTTCTGGCTGCTGTGGCCGCCGGAATATATTCCGACCCCGTCACTCCGCTCGCGGATATCGTGAAGATCAAGGAAACGATCGATCCCGACCCCGTCGCAAACCGTCGCTACGTCGATTTCTTCGAGGAGTGGCGCGCCGTCTATCAGAGCCTGGTTGGCTCAATGGACCGACATCGCAGTCTGCTCGAGAAATATTCGGTGAGCTGA
- a CDS encoding fatty acid desaturase, translating to MEGNSSASYAGIGGVGSNIWPLTGPEVVSREKLKELRVRTNGPGLYNLAVHVLALAATASLIYLASDNIWLQVPAMLLYGTVIVLMFAPLHECSHGTAFRSRWLNHVVGFAIGAITMRPFLYFKYRHAAHHTYTQHDERDPDIVPFPTSLREYFSMIVGASFWPKLVGTLVRGSTGNYNEEERTFLPASVRGQVSLEIRLLVLLYVVTAAASVYFASPIALIYWFLPRVIGEPVLRAIRMAEHTGADESPDLLANTRTTLVNPIIRQLYWNMPFHAEHHLASSVPFHALGKLHDHVEPHLKHVSKGYIQVHREILGEVLRLQREARRAA from the coding sequence ATGGAAGGAAATTCTTCAGCTAGTTACGCTGGCATCGGTGGCGTTGGAAGTAATATCTGGCCACTGACGGGGCCGGAAGTCGTTTCTCGCGAGAAACTCAAGGAACTGCGCGTACGGACGAATGGACCTGGACTTTATAATCTTGCCGTACATGTTCTGGCCCTAGCGGCGACAGCGTCTCTCATTTATTTAGCGTCAGATAATATTTGGCTGCAGGTGCCCGCGATGCTGCTCTACGGAACGGTCATCGTATTGATGTTTGCCCCGTTGCACGAATGCTCGCATGGCACCGCTTTCCGGTCCCGCTGGCTCAACCATGTCGTCGGATTCGCGATCGGCGCGATCACCATGCGCCCGTTCCTCTACTTCAAGTACCGGCACGCGGCGCACCACACTTATACCCAGCACGACGAACGTGACCCGGATATCGTGCCGTTCCCGACGAGCCTGAGGGAGTATTTCTCGATGATTGTCGGCGCGTCGTTCTGGCCGAAGCTTGTCGGCACGCTCGTCCGCGGCTCCACGGGCAATTACAACGAAGAAGAAAGGACGTTCCTGCCCGCATCGGTGCGGGGGCAGGTGTCCCTCGAAATCCGATTGCTGGTCCTGCTCTACGTGGTCACCGCCGCCGCCTCGGTCTATTTCGCGAGCCCGATCGCTCTCATCTACTGGTTTCTTCCTCGGGTTATCGGGGAGCCGGTTCTGCGTGCGATCCGCATGGCGGAGCATACCGGTGCGGACGAGAGCCCAGATCTTCTCGCCAATACGAGAACGACTTTGGTCAATCCCATTATCCGGCAGCTGTACTGGAACATGCCTTTCCATGCCGAGCATCATCTTGCATCCTCCGTGCCGTTCCATGCACTGGGCAAGCTGCATGACCATGTCGAGCCGCACCTGAAGCACGTCAGCAAGGGCTATATCCAGGTCCACCGGGAGATCCTCGGCGAGGTGCTGCGTCTCCAACGCGAAGCGCGGCGGGCGGCATGA
- a CDS encoding sugar ABC transporter ATP-binding protein: protein MENSAPILELRNLSKSFPGVRALSNVSFDLKAGEVHALVGENGAGKSTLLSCMNGLQQPNEGEILIDGRQVTLATPSVAIEHHLAMVHQELVLCSNLTVAQNMFLGREPRGGLGTIDRATMNRKASKLLETIGVRIDPNRKVGTLSLNEQQIVEICRALATEPKVIVLDEPTASLNDDQVAHLLGIVKMLKSRGLGIVYVSHRLTEVLEISDRITVLRDGRVVTVLPAAGLTEPVLVSHMVGKAKANAHSVYRPRRQGEVLLKVDGLSKAGKFKDVSFELRKGEILGVAGLLGCNREIVAQALFGATETDGGRIVIGNAAVKLKTPHDAIRLGVAYMPADRKNEGLVLGMNVADNASMTTLRSVGKWGVLRRGQVRRLASDLVRLLSIKVSGLSQKASQLSGGNQQKIVIGKWIARKSGIVIAEDPTRGVDIGAKAEIWDALQTLAEEGKALILLTTELQEMLHVCDRIIVMSRGRITGEFQRSEFSAEAITQRFFA, encoded by the coding sequence ATGGAAAACAGCGCGCCAATTCTCGAACTTCGCAACCTCAGCAAGAGCTTTCCCGGCGTCCGAGCCCTATCGAACGTGTCCTTTGACCTCAAGGCCGGGGAAGTCCACGCGCTCGTCGGTGAAAACGGCGCGGGCAAATCGACGCTGCTGTCCTGCATGAATGGATTGCAGCAGCCGAACGAGGGCGAGATCCTGATCGACGGCCGGCAGGTCACGCTCGCCACCCCTAGCGTCGCAATCGAACACCATCTGGCAATGGTCCACCAGGAGCTCGTCCTCTGTTCGAATCTCACTGTCGCGCAGAATATGTTTCTGGGGCGCGAGCCGCGCGGCGGCCTTGGCACGATCGACCGTGCAACGATGAATCGCAAGGCAAGCAAACTGCTCGAAACCATCGGAGTGCGCATCGACCCGAACCGGAAGGTCGGGACGCTCAGTCTCAACGAGCAGCAGATCGTCGAGATCTGCCGGGCCCTGGCAACCGAACCCAAGGTGATCGTGCTTGACGAGCCGACCGCTTCGCTGAACGACGACCAGGTGGCGCATCTGCTCGGCATCGTCAAAATGCTGAAATCGCGGGGCCTGGGGATCGTCTATGTATCCCATCGCCTCACTGAGGTGCTGGAGATTTCGGACCGCATCACGGTTCTCAGGGACGGCCGGGTCGTGACGGTGCTTCCTGCGGCGGGTTTGACCGAACCGGTACTGGTCTCTCACATGGTCGGCAAGGCCAAGGCCAACGCACACAGCGTCTATCGGCCCCGTCGGCAGGGAGAGGTACTGCTCAAGGTCGACGGCCTCTCCAAGGCGGGGAAGTTCAAGGATGTCTCCTTCGAACTCAGGAAAGGCGAGATATTGGGGGTAGCCGGGCTCCTCGGCTGCAATCGCGAGATCGTCGCCCAGGCCCTGTTTGGCGCGACGGAGACCGATGGCGGCAGGATTGTCATCGGAAACGCGGCAGTGAAGCTGAAAACTCCGCATGACGCGATACGGCTGGGCGTCGCCTATATGCCGGCGGACCGGAAAAACGAAGGCCTCGTTCTGGGCATGAACGTCGCGGACAACGCGTCGATGACCACCCTCCGCTCGGTCGGAAAGTGGGGCGTGCTTCGTCGAGGACAGGTCCGCCGCCTGGCATCGGATCTGGTCCGGCTGCTTTCCATCAAGGTGAGCGGGCTTTCGCAGAAGGCCTCCCAGCTTTCGGGCGGTAATCAGCAAAAGATCGTCATCGGAAAATGGATCGCCAGAAAGAGCGGGATCGTCATCGCCGAGGATCCGACCCGCGGCGTGGACATCGGCGCAAAGGCTGAAATCTGGGATGCCCTGCAGACGTTGGCGGAAGAAGGCAAGGCGCTCATCCTGCTGACGACGGAGCTGCAGGAAATGCTGCATGTCTGCGACCGCATCATCGTTATGAGCCGCGGCCGCATCACCGGGGAGTTCCAACGATCCGAGTTCTCGGCCGAGGCCATTACACAGCGGTTCTTCGCGTAA
- a CDS encoding DUF995 domain-containing protein, protein MTEKVVFHRKQRWGARYAMFVRRLALGVIPAALLLSQSPASAEIVVPEKARAMTGLELYMIFRDKTWKWEHGAGRMQGEGRVFRAWAQSEAGATWAEGRWSVTDGGQLCLKAVWHTQSAAARDKTCFTHRILDGTIYQKREPAGDWYVFRHAKSAADDEFNRLIVEDLVETKLPIIREVLNAQAEAKTDSVRPQTKANEVGGVQ, encoded by the coding sequence ATGACAGAAAAAGTCGTATTTCATCGGAAACAACGCTGGGGTGCCCGCTATGCGATGTTCGTCAGGCGTCTTGCTCTTGGCGTCATCCCAGCAGCCCTTCTCCTCAGCCAATCGCCGGCGTCGGCGGAGATCGTCGTTCCCGAAAAAGCACGGGCCATGACCGGGCTGGAGCTTTACATGATCTTCCGCGACAAAACGTGGAAGTGGGAGCATGGCGCCGGCCGAATGCAAGGCGAAGGCCGCGTTTTCCGAGCCTGGGCGCAGTCTGAGGCGGGAGCGACATGGGCGGAAGGCCGCTGGAGCGTAACTGATGGCGGTCAACTCTGCCTGAAAGCCGTATGGCACACCCAGAGCGCCGCGGCTCGCGACAAGACCTGCTTCACGCACCGGATCCTCGACGGCACGATCTATCAGAAACGGGAGCCCGCCGGCGACTGGTACGTCTTCAGACACGCAAAGTCGGCGGCCGATGACGAGTTCAATCGTCTGATCGTTGAGGATCTGGTCGAAACGAAGCTCCCGATCATCCGGGAGGTCCTCAATGCCCAAGCGGAAGCAAAAACGGATAGCGTTCGCCCGCAAACCAAGGCGAACGAAGTTGGAGGTGTGCAATGA
- a CDS encoding NAD(P)/FAD-dependent oxidoreductase gives MTGSNLPVVIVGAGHAGGRCAERLRHFGWQGKIILVGDEPCLPYERPPLSKAVLVEEVEPSPSFVIDPEMLAALDIEHVAGQVVRSIDLRNRTVRLADERHLGYCKLVLATGLTPRRLPMLDVLGSRVCYLHKLEEARTLRSAIRPGAKLLIVGAGFIGLEVAASARKLGAEVTVIETAPRPLGRVLPARMADLVTERHTNAGVKILCNEAMDEIVQTPERISITLRSGETIHPDLVLVGIGGLPNDQLARSAGLQVDNGIEVDDRCRTSDPDVYAIGDAASHRNPHYGGRWRLESWMNAEEMASNAARAICDQPRNGASVPYFWTDQFDRRYQIAGLLEPQAEIYEQGVAGESGYLACFVVGGKLRGLFGIDAGKAFRKAQNLFRGGAVATRDELRAAGFLAARETADA, from the coding sequence ATGACAGGATCAAATCTTCCTGTCGTGATCGTCGGCGCCGGACATGCCGGCGGCAGATGTGCCGAACGACTGAGGCATTTCGGCTGGCAGGGCAAAATCATTCTCGTCGGAGACGAGCCCTGCCTTCCCTATGAACGCCCGCCGCTTTCCAAAGCGGTGCTGGTCGAAGAGGTCGAGCCTTCACCCTCCTTCGTGATCGATCCCGAAATGCTGGCGGCGCTCGACATCGAGCATGTGGCGGGCCAGGTCGTCCGGTCCATTGATCTGCGCAACAGGACAGTGCGTCTCGCTGACGAAAGGCACCTCGGCTATTGCAAGCTCGTTCTCGCGACGGGGCTGACCCCGCGCCGGCTGCCCATGCTGGATGTGCTTGGTTCGCGGGTCTGCTACCTCCACAAACTCGAGGAGGCGCGGACGCTCAGAAGCGCCATCAGGCCAGGTGCCAAGCTGCTGATCGTGGGAGCCGGCTTCATCGGTCTGGAAGTGGCCGCGAGTGCCCGCAAACTGGGCGCCGAGGTGACCGTCATTGAAACTGCGCCGCGACCGCTCGGACGTGTTCTGCCGGCGCGCATGGCCGATCTGGTAACGGAGCGCCATACGAACGCCGGCGTCAAAATACTCTGTAATGAGGCCATGGACGAAATCGTCCAGACGCCGGAGCGGATCTCCATAACGTTGCGCAGCGGCGAGACGATCCACCCTGATCTGGTTCTTGTCGGTATCGGCGGCTTGCCGAATGACCAACTCGCCCGGTCAGCGGGATTGCAGGTGGACAACGGTATCGAAGTCGATGATCGTTGCCGCACAAGCGACCCGGACGTCTATGCGATCGGCGATGCCGCCTCGCACCGGAATCCCCACTACGGCGGCCGCTGGCGGCTCGAATCCTGGATGAATGCCGAGGAAATGGCGTCGAACGCGGCGAGAGCGATATGCGATCAGCCGCGGAACGGGGCCTCCGTGCCGTATTTCTGGACCGACCAGTTCGACCGCCGATATCAGATCGCCGGGCTGCTGGAGCCGCAAGCGGAAATCTACGAGCAGGGCGTCGCCGGCGAAAGCGGCTATCTCGCCTGTTTCGTGGTGGGCGGAAAGCTGAGAGGGCTATTCGGTATCGATGCCGGCAAAGCCTTTCGAAAGGCGCAGAACCTGTTCCGTGGCGGCGCCGTAGCGACCCGCGACGAATTGCGCGCCGCCGGATTCCTGGCTGCCCGTGAAACTGCCGATGCATGA
- a CDS encoding alpha/beta hydrolase, with protein MARLDEPDYVFRDRHPERSDVYALYDKESERMRREAFCLLDLPYGRHPRMTFDLFPGENDAPLAVFFHGGYWQSLDKQRFSFVAGPLLARGFSVALPNYPLAPEMSPEAIAAAARSCLPAIFAAVTRQTGSPPSSFMTTGHSAGGHLSIWAGMQAPEDPVVASVPFAGMVPISGIFDVRPLVGTSLNKALKLTVRRAAPLSPIHHELPPNQYRIFVGADETLGFLRQAARFTGGLKAAGRDAALFELTGLNHYTILMDLLSANSAIARVLEGMVGMGGDCAGRRDDYKKQNKLRQL; from the coding sequence GTGGCACGGCTGGACGAACCCGATTACGTTTTCCGCGATCGCCATCCGGAGCGCAGCGATGTCTATGCGCTCTACGATAAAGAGAGCGAGCGGATGCGCCGAGAGGCTTTTTGCCTGCTCGATCTGCCCTATGGGCGTCATCCGCGCATGACCTTCGACCTCTTTCCGGGCGAAAACGATGCGCCCCTGGCGGTATTCTTCCATGGCGGTTATTGGCAGAGCCTGGATAAGCAGCGCTTCAGTTTTGTCGCAGGGCCGCTCCTGGCACGAGGTTTTTCAGTCGCCTTGCCGAACTACCCGCTCGCGCCAGAGATGTCGCCCGAAGCGATCGCCGCCGCCGCGAGGTCGTGTCTGCCGGCGATTTTCGCGGCGGTCACTCGACAGACGGGGTCGCCGCCGTCGTCATTTATGACCACCGGTCATTCGGCCGGCGGCCACCTTTCGATCTGGGCGGGCATGCAGGCCCCGGAGGACCCCGTCGTCGCGTCCGTTCCCTTCGCGGGGATGGTGCCGATCAGCGGCATCTTCGATGTACGACCGTTGGTCGGCACCAGTCTGAATAAGGCACTCAAGCTGACAGTTCGCAGGGCCGCACCGCTCAGTCCGATCCACCATGAGCTGCCGCCAAACCAGTATCGTATTTTCGTCGGTGCGGACGAAACGCTCGGATTTCTCCGGCAGGCGGCGCGCTTCACTGGCGGGCTGAAGGCTGCGGGACGCGATGCAGCCTTGTTCGAACTGACTGGACTGAACCATTATACAATTCTAATGGATCTTCTTTCCGCGAACTCGGCTATAGCTCGAGTGCTTGAAGGGATGGTTGGCATGGGGGGAGATTGTGCCGGCAGGCGAGACGATTACAAGAAACAGAATAAACTACGTCAACTTTAA
- a CDS encoding glycoside hydrolase family 26 protein: MPRGIPDANSITTAVPSDKRPVLTPDSIDFGAYDPHGDFGEQSQSKIEHLFLPWEDVDLSTLTLADNYAQARGRTLMITIEPWSWSPDWRVSDQELLRSILSGERDDNMAAVCSTAATLKSPIIIRWGQEMDETDNQFSWSHWQGAEFKAAFRRMVGVCRAHLKSANFMWSPKGNQGLEAFYPGDDVVDIVGLSVFGYQQYDRAMTGRDLSFSERLTPGYERVKSYGKPIMVAELGYEGDASYVASWATNVATRHAEFPELTAVVYFNDREIYPWPGGYGRPDWRVVREATN, encoded by the coding sequence ATGCCTCGCGGAATTCCAGACGCGAACTCCATCACCACGGCAGTACCATCGGACAAGCGTCCGGTGCTGACGCCGGACTCGATAGATTTCGGCGCCTATGATCCGCATGGCGACTTTGGAGAGCAGTCGCAATCCAAGATCGAACATCTCTTCCTCCCTTGGGAAGACGTCGATCTGTCGACGCTGACGCTTGCAGACAATTATGCGCAAGCGCGCGGACGCACGCTGATGATCACGATCGAGCCGTGGTCCTGGTCACCCGACTGGCGCGTTTCGGATCAGGAATTGCTGCGCAGCATTCTGAGTGGAGAGCGCGATGACAACATGGCCGCGGTGTGTTCGACGGCCGCCACGCTGAAAAGCCCGATCATCATAAGGTGGGGCCAGGAAATGGACGAAACGGATAACCAATTCTCCTGGTCTCACTGGCAGGGTGCGGAATTCAAGGCGGCCTTCCGACGCATGGTGGGCGTGTGCCGGGCGCATCTGAAAAGCGCTAACTTCATGTGGTCGCCCAAAGGGAACCAAGGGCTGGAGGCGTTTTATCCCGGGGACGACGTCGTCGACATCGTAGGGCTGTCGGTGTTCGGCTATCAACAATACGATCGAGCCATGACTGGCCGCGACCTGTCGTTTTCTGAACGTCTGACCCCCGGATATGAGCGGGTGAAGAGCTACGGCAAGCCAATCATGGTCGCCGAGCTCGGTTACGAAGGTGATGCATCCTATGTGGCGAGCTGGGCGACAAACGTGGCCACGCGCCATGCCGAATTCCCGGAACTGACGGCAGTTGTTTATTTCAACGACCGCGAAATCTACCCGTGGCCTGGGGGTTATGGACGGCCCGATTGGCGGGTGGTCCGGGAAGCTACCAACTAG
- a CDS encoding LysR substrate-binding domain-containing protein, whose amino-acid sequence MPAGETITRNRINYVNFNQLRSFYAVARELSFTKAAELLCIGQPTVTTQVKALEETYNLQLFVRGPSDLTLTDAGEALLTVARQIFSLEERAHSLLNTVGNQFAGRLHIGTVGPFFVMKQLSKYIDRYPLMHVTVESANSDSIYQKLLNYEVDVGIIGSDYSDPRLDLVCLGKHEVVIAVPVSHPWAHRSQVNIEELDGQRLIMREKGSMTRRALEEVLAANSIRPNVVMELPRDSVLEATAAGLGLGIISNFEFSRDQRLRTLSIARYSPCTRSFAACLKERRTLPSIDAFMKMSSELVAQSLDADCSNNKS is encoded by the coding sequence GTGCCGGCAGGCGAGACGATTACAAGAAACAGAATAAACTACGTCAACTTTAACCAGCTGCGTTCGTTTTACGCGGTTGCGCGCGAGCTGAGCTTCACCAAGGCGGCCGAACTGCTTTGCATAGGCCAGCCTACCGTGACTACGCAGGTGAAGGCGCTGGAGGAGACCTACAATCTTCAGCTTTTCGTGCGCGGGCCGAGCGACCTCACACTGACCGATGCAGGGGAGGCGCTGCTCACGGTCGCCAGACAGATATTTTCCCTGGAAGAGCGGGCGCATTCGCTGCTGAACACCGTCGGCAACCAATTCGCAGGTCGCCTCCACATCGGTACGGTCGGCCCCTTCTTCGTGATGAAGCAACTGTCCAAATACATCGACCGCTATCCGCTCATGCATGTGACCGTGGAGAGCGCCAACTCCGACTCCATTTACCAGAAGCTGCTGAATTACGAAGTCGATGTCGGCATCATCGGCAGCGACTACAGTGATCCGCGTCTGGACCTGGTCTGTCTCGGCAAGCACGAAGTTGTCATCGCCGTTCCCGTCTCACACCCCTGGGCGCATCGCAGCCAGGTCAACATCGAGGAACTCGATGGCCAGCGGCTCATCATGCGCGAGAAGGGATCGATGACCCGGCGTGCGCTCGAGGAGGTCCTCGCCGCAAACAGCATCCGCCCGAACGTCGTCATGGAATTGCCGCGCGACTCCGTGCTGGAGGCGACGGCGGCTGGATTGGGCCTCGGCATCATCTCGAATTTCGAGTTCTCGCGGGACCAGAGGCTTCGCACCTTGTCGATCGCAAGATACAGCCCGTGCACGCGCTCGTTCGCGGCCTGTCTGAAGGAGCGGCGGACGCTCCCTTCGATCGATGCGTTTATGAAGATGTCCTCGGAGTTGGTGGCCCAGTCACTGGATGCGGACTGCTCGAACAACAAGTCATAG
- a CDS encoding DUF995 domain-containing protein codes for MKSAPRTISLLVAIATAIGATGSVAEAATGRVNAQKATPLTHEELYKLYGQKSWIWKAGAGYFSVRQRRFTAWSRENGTPSYGVGRWFITGPGKLCFKADWRGKDGSAPATTCFSHRKQGSRILQKREPNGEWYVFRNTPAKPDDEFAKLRRGNYVSARLNRFEARLGKVE; via the coding sequence ATGAAGTCAGCACCACGCACAATATCTTTGCTTGTCGCAATCGCCACGGCCATCGGTGCGACGGGATCGGTTGCCGAGGCCGCTACCGGACGCGTGAACGCTCAAAAAGCGACGCCGCTGACGCACGAGGAGCTCTACAAGCTCTACGGTCAGAAATCGTGGATCTGGAAAGCGGGCGCCGGCTACTTCTCGGTGCGGCAGCGCCGGTTTACGGCCTGGTCGCGCGAGAACGGAACGCCCTCATACGGCGTCGGCCGCTGGTTCATCACTGGGCCGGGAAAACTCTGCTTCAAGGCCGACTGGCGTGGCAAGGACGGCTCGGCCCCCGCAACGACATGCTTCAGCCATCGCAAGCAAGGTAGCCGCATTCTCCAGAAACGAGAACCGAATGGCGAATGGTATGTCTTCAGGAACACGCCGGCAAAGCCTGATGACGAATTCGCCAAACTTCGCCGCGGCAACTATGTGAGCGCGCGGCTGAACCGCTTCGAGGCCAGGCTCGGCAAGGTCGAATGA